The sequence CCGACCTTGTTCTAACTCTCGCGGGAGAGGGCGTCGTCGGACTGAAAGAAGGCCTCTCCGCGCTCGAGCGGGCGCTGATCGCCGAAGGGTTCGACGTGATGGCGCAGAAAGGGCGTGCGGACGGGCAAGGGCGGCGCTCGACCGTCCGCCTGCGGGTGTCGACGGAACCGGTCACGTCGATGGGCACTGGTTGTGACGTGTTGGTCTGCTTGGACGAGGGTGTGTCCCAACTGGCTCCATTCGGCCTGGCGCGGGGGAGCGTGCTGGTCTGTGAGCAAACGAGCCTGGCGAAGTTGTCGCCGGCGGCGAAAGAAGCGGGCGTGGTCACGTACCCCGTGCCGTTTACCGATCTCGGTCGCCAAGTCGGGAAGAACTTCTCGGGAAAAGGGCTGGTCGCCGTCGGCGCGGTGGCGCGGCTCTTGGGCATTCCGCGGGACACCGTGCGCAACTGGGTGACCATGGAATTCCGCCGCCGGTACGTGGACGCCGGGTTCAGGTACGCGGAGGAGCATCTCCCCAAACGTGATGTGTTTGCCCTTGAGCCGCCCCAAGCGGCCCTGCCCCGTGTGATCCTCGATGCCCATCAAGCGGTGCTGTTGGGGCTCGGCGTGTCGGAGTGCGGGTGCGGGCCGGCCTGCCTGTCCGGCCGTGAGCGGTCGCCGGACGAGTGGGTCGCCGCGCACGTGAGCGAGGCCCGGCAGCTCGTCTCGTCCCTCAAGAACCGGAGATTTCCCGGGGTGACCGTGTATCGCGGCCCGGAGGCAAAAATGATGGTGATGGTGGGCGCCGATCCTACCGAGGCGCTGGCGGATGAGGATACGGGTCGCAACCAGGTCGTCCTAGTCGCGGCCGATCTCGCCGACGCGGTCCGGTTGATGGGAATCGCCCAGCGCCTTGTCCGGGACCAGGATATGGAAGTCTGGGTCGCGGTCGACGAAACGCTGGCGGGCCGGACGCAGAGCGTGCCCGTTCACACGCTCGAGCAGATGGCCAGCCACCCGCCGCCGGCACGCCGCGAAGGGATGCCTGCCGGGACCGCAGGCTGGCCGCTCAGCGTGGAGCAGGACGGTGGGCCCGGCGCCGAGGTCGGATATGTGACCTGGGGAGCGGCGCAAGGAGTCGTCCGTGAAGCGGTGGCGTTGTGCCGGAGTTTCGGACTGGCCGTCTCCGCGCTCTATCCGAAGGTGTTGAACCCGGCGCCGGTCGACGATATTCGATCCTTCGCCGCATCGGTCGGGCGCCTGGTCGTGGTGGAGCCGGGGCGGTCCGGGTGCTACACGAATTGGGTGGAGGCGCAGACCGGGCTCACTACCGCCACCATCGAGCCGGAGCCGGGAGCAGCCCTGACGCCGATGGATCTGTTCATGCGAGAAGGCCTCGGAGCGTAGAAGTCGAACAAAGGAGAACTTGAGATGAAGCCTTATGAAATGACGGTCGGTCCGGAGGGGTATCTTCCTCCCGCGGTGTCGTCCAAAGGGGTGGTTCTGCCTTCCAAGGGGGAGGGGCTGGTGATGGGCCGGATCGTGCCGGAGCAGCAGGCGATCGAGGAGGCGGCGCGGCGGCTCCTCTCGGCCACGAACCCCACCATCTTTCCCGGTCCGCTCGTCTTATGGGCCTGGAATGAGCAGGCGTCGCGCGAGGCCAAGGTGGTGAAGGCGCTGGCCGAGGCGGTCCCGGCCAGGGTCATCCCGATGGCGGATTATCGGCCGAAATATCCGAAGATCGTCCCGGAGCGGGAAATCAACCCGAACCACCCCAATCTCACCATCTGGAAGAATAAGATCGATGTCTGCCTTTTTGTCGGCGTCCATTGCCATCAGTCCAACATCGCGCTGAAGATCATCCGAGGCGGAACCAATTGCTTCACGATCGCGCTCTGCACCTTCAACGGAGACGATGAAGCGCACATCACGATCCGCGATTTGACGGCTGAGACGATCCAGCGCATCGTCGATGCGGTGAAGCGATTGAAACAGACCAAGTCGCCCACCGGGTCGGACGGGCGATTCGCGCCGATGGGACGGGCATAAGAAACAGTCAGCCAACAGCGGGCAGCGAATAGCGAAAAGCGAGCGGCAAGGGGACTCATGAGGTGTTGCGAGGAGGGATGCTGATGAGAATGTTCGTGCAAGCGGTCTGTGTGGCGGTCATGAGCGGCTTGGCGGGGGCGGCGTGGGCCTACGAAGAAGTTCCTGTGCCGGAGGGAGGCGCCGTCGCCGGCACCGTGATCTTCGATGGAAAAGTCCCCAAGCCGAAAGGATACAACCTCACGACGTTGCCCGATCCGGTGTATTGCGGGCGTATTTCCGACGGACAGGGCTGGCGTATTCTGCAACCCTTCGACGTGGGGCCAGCGGGTGAGTTTCGCGATGTGGTGGTGTATCTGGAAGGGGTCGAGAAGGGCAAGCCCTTTCCCGACAACGGTGTGCCCCAAATCCAGGCGAAAGATTGTCTGTTTCTCCCGTTCACCACGGTCGTGCGGGACAAACAATCGGTGACGGTGGTCAATATGGACCCGGTCATGCACGACATTCAGGCGTATGAAACTTCACATTTGGGCCCCCGCGTGCTGTTCAACGTGCCGCTGCCGATGAACCCCCGGCATCCGCGGAACTTCAAGGACCGCAGCGAGGCCGCCCTGTACCACAAACACATGGCCGGAGCGCCCATGAAGCAATTCGTCAACTTGAGCAAGGGCCGGCGGATCTTCGTCATGCAATGCGGCTTCCACGCATACATGGAAAGCTGGGGGCTGGCCGTCCAGAACCCGTATTATGCGAAGGCCGACGAGCAGGGCCGGTTCATCATCGCTGATGTGCCGCCGGGCACCTACACGTTGGCCATTTGGCATCCGTACATTCGGACCGCGATCAGACAAACCGTGACCGTCGGTCCCCAACAGACGATCGAAACTCGCCTGGTGGTCCCGGCGCCGACCGGGCGGCTCTATGCCAATGAAGTATTGGACCATCCGTACAACCGGTACAGCGTCACGGAAGAAGTGAAGAAAGAAATCGAGCCGATGGTGGAAACCCAGCGTCATTGATCCAACAAGCCCGGTCATCGCCTGGTGCTGCGCCCAACTGGTTGTTCCTGCCGGAAGATCGGCGCAGTGCCCCGTGGAGGCATCCGGATCCGACCGATGCGCCTCTGTATGAGGATTCATCATCCATTCGCGCCGTTCCCGGTTCGGCCAAACCGATAGGACGCTCTCCGACCCCATGCTGAACCTGTTGTGGTTGTTGCTCGGGTGCTATGCGCTCGGGATGCTGTCACCCCTGTGCCTGCGGCGGCCACAGGCGCAAGCGCTGGCCGCCCACCTGTTTGCCGCCGCCGGGACCGGAATCGGGGTTGGTCTTGGGATTCGGGGACTGCTCTCTGCGGAGCCGCTCGCCGCCGCGGCCGTATCGTCCCTGCCGCTGCTCACCTTTGCCATCAGGCTCGACCCCCTCGCCTCGTTCTTCCTGCTCACCGTCTCGCTCGTCGCCCTCGCCGTCTCAATCTACGCGATCGGCTACGTCCCGCACATCCGGGGCGGTGCCTCCGTGAAAGGACTCGGCGCGCTTTATAACGCCTTCTTGGCCTCGATGACGCTGGTGGTGCTGGCGGACAACGGCTTCTTCTTTCTCATTGTCTGGGAGCTGATGTCGCTGCTTTCCTATTTCCTGGTGGTGACGGAGCATGAGAAAGCGGACGTGCGCTACGCGGGCTTGTTCTACCTGATCATGGCGCACGTCGGCACCGCCTTCATCCTCCTGGCGTTTCTGATCTTCTTCCAGCAGGTTGGGTCGTTTTCATTTGACGCGTTCCGGCATGCTGCCGCGCCTCTGCCGGAAGGGATGCGAACCCTCGCATTTGTCATGGCGCTGATCGGTTTCGGCGCCAAAGCCGGGATCGTGCCGCTCCACGTCTGGCTTCCCTATGCCCACCCGGCCGCGCCCTCGCATGTCTCGGCGCTGATGTCCGGGGTCATGATCAAGACGGCGATCTACGCGCTGGTTCGCGTCTACTTCGATTTCTTGGGCGGCCAGTTCCCGTGGTGGTGGGGGTTCGTGGTGCTCGTCGTCGGCGCGGTGTCGGCGCTGTTGGGCGTCATGTACGCGCTGATGGAGCATGATCTCAAAAGTCTGCTGGCCTATCACAGCGTCGAGAACATCGGGATCATTCTGCTGGGGATCGGGGCGGGTATGATCTTTCAGACGTACGGGCTCAAGGAGTTAGCCGCGCTGGGCGTGCTGGCCGGGCTCTACCATACCGTCAATCACGCGACGTTCAAGGCGCTGCTCTTCTTGGGAGCCGGCTCGCTACTGTACGCGACTCACACGCGCAACTTGGAAGAATACGGAGGCTTGCTCCGCCGCATGCCCTGGACGGGGCTCTTCTTTCTGATCGGAGCGGTCTCCATCTCGGCGTTGCCTCCTACGAACGGGTTCGTCAGCGAGTGGCTCGTCTTCCAAACTCTGTTTCTCAGTTTTCAGATTCCGGCCGTGCTGCTGAAACTGGTGCTGCCGCTCGCCGGGGCGATGTTGGCCCTGACAGGGGTGCTGGCGCTCGCCTGCTTTGCGAAAGCGTTCGGTATCTCGTTTCTCGCGCTGCCCCGGAGCACCCATGCGCGGCGCGCGCAAGAAGTGCCGGTCTCCATGCGCCTCGGCATGGGTGCGCTGGCCGCGCTCTGCGTGCTGCTCGGGATCGGGCCGATGATGGTGGTGCCGCTGTTGGACCGGGTCGTCGCTCCGTTTGCGGGGACGGCGATCGGCGGCAAAGTGGTGGCGCTCGACGGCTGGGCCTTGGCGCCCGTGAACGTGGAATTTTCCAGTGTCTCTTCTCCGGCGATCGCCCTCGGATTGATCGCCTTGTCGCTCCTGGGCCTCGCGTTGGTCGCGGTGTTCGGCGGCCTGGCCAAGAAACGTTATTTCAAGACATGGGGTTGCGGGATCAACCTGACGCCCCGCATGGAATACACCGCGACCGGGTTCGTCCAGCCGATCAAGCGGGTATTCAGCGCGATCTATCGACCCACAGTGAAGTTAGAGGCGGAGATGCTCGAAGAGTCGCGCTATTTCGCCAAGCGGCGCCGGTTCGAAATCCATATTGAGCCGGTCTTCCAGAAATATCTTTACGATCCGGTTGTCCGGTTCTTTTCGACCATGGCCGACCGCCTGCGGGTCATCCAGGCCGGAAGTCTCCATCTCTACCTGACTTACATCTTCGTGACGCTCGTGATGTTGTTGCTCTTGGCTGTGTAGAAGACCGTTTCTCTCATTAATTTCGTTTATTGGGTTCAAGCAGATAAACCAAGCACACCGAGTTCCATGCTGCAAGCCGCCATGTTGGTAGTCGCCCAAACGATCGTCTTGCTGGGGGTTTCCCCGTTCCTCGTAGGGCTCATTCGGAAGGTGAAGGCGCGCCTGCAACTGCGCCGGGGGGCGAGCGTCTTCCAGCCCTATGCCGATCTGGCCAAGCTCTTTCGCAAGCAGCCGGTCGTTTCGACCGCGACGTCATGGATCTTCACGGCGACGCCGTACCTCGTCTTCGCGTCCACGCTGGCGGCCGGTCTCTTGGTCCCGGTCTTCACGTCCAGGATCCCGCTGAGCTTCGCGGGCAACATCATTGCGCTCGTGTACCTGTTGGCGCTCGGCACCTTCTTTCTCATCCTCGCCGGCCTGGACGCCGGCTCGGCCTTCGGCGGGATGGGGAGCAGTCGGGAAGCGATCGTGGCTTCGCTGACCGAGCCGGCCATGATCATGTCCATCTTCGCCATCGCGCTGACTGCCGGATCCACGAATCTCTCCACCATCGTGCACAAGACCGCCTTGCTGGAAGGGATCGTGACCGATCCCTCGCCGCACCTGATGGCGCTGGCAGCGCTGTTCATTGTGGCCATCGCCGAAACCGGCCGGGTCCCGGTGGATAATCCCGCGACGCACCTTGAGCTCACGATGATCCATGAGGCCATGATCCTGGAATATTCGGGGCGGTACCTGGCGCTCGTGGAGTGGGCGGCCGGTCTCAAGTTGCTGGTGTTCCTCACGCTGATCGTGAACGTGTTTGCGCCCTGGGGGATCGCCACCGACATGGAACCGGTCGCGCTCACGGTCGGCCTTCTGGCCTATGTGGCGAAGGTCTCGGGGTTGGCCGTGGGGATCGGCGTTCTCGAATCCATGTTCGCCAAACTCCGGCTGTTTCGTGTGACGGAATTTCTGGGCGTCGCGTTCATCCTGGCGCTCCTGGGAATGATCTTTTTCTACGTTCTGAGAGGATGACGTGCCGTTTATCTCGTCTCAGATCGGTTCGCAATTGGTGGATCTTTGCTCCGCGCTGCTCCTGCTGGTCTGCTTCGGCATCGTGGCGCAGCGGAGGCTTTTGGCCTGTGTGGACTTGTTCGCTCTGCAGTCGGGCTTCCTGGCGCTGACCGCGACTGTGGTGGCGTTTCTCACGGGCATCCACCATATCTATGTCGCGGCCGCGCTCACCGTCGTGATCAAGGTTATCGTGATCCCCCGCATTCTCAAACAGGTCATCGAGCGGTTGAACGTGACGCGCGAGCTGGTCATGAACGTGAACATCCCCACCGGGTTGCTGATCTGCGGAGGGCTGGTGATGTTGGCCTTTTCCATCTCTCAGCCCATTATCCCGTTGGGATTCCTGCTGACCCGGGATTCCCTCGCCATTGCTCTCGCGATCGTGCTGATCGGCTTCTTCACGATGATCGCCCGCAAGAAGGCCGTCACGCAGGTGATCGGCTTCCTGGTCATGGAGAACGGCCTGTTCCTCGGCGCCACCGCGGCCGCCTACGGCATGCCGCTGATCGTGGAGCTGGGCGTGTTCTTTGACGTGCTGGTGGGCGCCTTGATCATCGGGATCTATACCCATCGGCTGCAGGATGCCTTCGACACGGTGGATACGAGCAAGCTCACGATTCTCAAGGAGTAGCCCAGGGGACTGGCGCCCTTCTTCCGGCGCCTGTCCCTTTCCAGCACGGGGACAGGCACCTGCTTCGCAGGAGCCAGTCCCCTCGCGGGCGGATGGGCGCCCCGATTGGCGCCACCCGCATTTTCGTTGTGTAGGGGGTTGTTTTAAGGCTCGGGGAGACTGTGATGGCCTGGTCGCTGCTCTTGCTTGTGACGACACCTGTTGCGGTTGGCGTCGGCAGCCTCCTCTTAAAAGATCGGCGCGCCGTGGACGCGCTGCAGTGCGTGCAGGCAGGCGCCCTCCTGGCGTCGGCCGTTCTGGTGGCCGGGAGCGTGGCCGTCGCTGGCGGCGTGTCGGCGGGTATGCTGCTGCAGGCCGACGCACTGAGCGCGTGGCTCGATGTGATCATCGGCCTGGTGGGGAGCACCGGGACCTTGTATGCGGTCGGTTACATGGGCGAGGAGATTGACCGCGGGCATCTGTCCTTGATGCGCTATCGGCGGTTCTTCTGTCTGTTCGATCTCTATCTTGCCGCCATGCTCACGGCCGTCAATCAGGAAAACATCGCCCT comes from Nitrospirota bacterium and encodes:
- the hyfB gene encoding hydrogenase 4 subunit B, which encodes MLNLLWLLLGCYALGMLSPLCLRRPQAQALAAHLFAAAGTGIGVGLGIRGLLSAEPLAAAAVSSLPLLTFAIRLDPLASFFLLTVSLVALAVSIYAIGYVPHIRGGASVKGLGALYNAFLASMTLVVLADNGFFFLIVWELMSLLSYFLVVTEHEKADVRYAGLFYLIMAHVGTAFILLAFLIFFQQVGSFSFDAFRHAAAPLPEGMRTLAFVMALIGFGAKAGIVPLHVWLPYAHPAAPSHVSALMSGVMIKTAIYALVRVYFDFLGGQFPWWWGFVVLVVGAVSALLGVMYALMEHDLKSLLAYHSVENIGIILLGIGAGMIFQTYGLKELAALGVLAGLYHTVNHATFKALLFLGAGSLLYATHTRNLEEYGGLLRRMPWTGLFFLIGAVSISALPPTNGFVSEWLVFQTLFLSFQIPAVLLKLVLPLAGAMLALTGVLALACFAKAFGISFLALPRSTHARRAQEVPVSMRLGMGALAALCVLLGIGPMMVVPLLDRVVAPFAGTAIGGKVVALDGWALAPVNVEFSSVSSPAIALGLIALSLLGLALVAVFGGLAKKRYFKTWGCGINLTPRMEYTATGFVQPIKRVFSAIYRPTVKLEAEMLEESRYFAKRRRFEIHIEPVFQKYLYDPVVRFFSTMADRLRVIQAGSLHLYLTYIFVTLVMLLLLAV
- a CDS encoding carbon monoxide dehydrogenase beta subunit family protein; this translates as MKPYEMTVGPEGYLPPAVSSKGVVLPSKGEGLVMGRIVPEQQAIEEAARRLLSATNPTIFPGPLVLWAWNEQASREAKVVKALAEAVPARVIPMADYRPKYPKIVPEREINPNHPNLTIWKNKIDVCLFVGVHCHQSNIALKIIRGGTNCFTIALCTFNGDDEAHITIRDLTAETIQRIVDAVKRLKQTKSPTGSDGRFAPMGRA
- a CDS encoding 2-oxoacid:acceptor oxidoreductase family protein encodes the protein MPPFTAWLPARRDHESDLVLTLAGEGVVGLKEGLSALERALIAEGFDVMAQKGRADGQGRRSTVRLRVSTEPVTSMGTGCDVLVCLDEGVSQLAPFGLARGSVLVCEQTSLAKLSPAAKEAGVVTYPVPFTDLGRQVGKNFSGKGLVAVGAVARLLGIPRDTVRNWVTMEFRRRYVDAGFRYAEEHLPKRDVFALEPPQAALPRVILDAHQAVLLGLGVSECGCGPACLSGRERSPDEWVAAHVSEARQLVSSLKNRRFPGVTVYRGPEAKMMVMVGADPTEALADEDTGRNQVVLVAADLADAVRLMGIAQRLVRDQDMEVWVAVDETLAGRTQSVPVHTLEQMASHPPPARREGMPAGTAGWPLSVEQDGGPGAEVGYVTWGAAQGVVREAVALCRSFGLAVSALYPKVLNPAPVDDIRSFAASVGRLVVVEPGRSGCYTNWVEAQTGLTTATIEPEPGAALTPMDLFMREGLGA
- a CDS encoding carboxypeptidase regulatory-like domain-containing protein, which encodes MRMFVQAVCVAVMSGLAGAAWAYEEVPVPEGGAVAGTVIFDGKVPKPKGYNLTTLPDPVYCGRISDGQGWRILQPFDVGPAGEFRDVVVYLEGVEKGKPFPDNGVPQIQAKDCLFLPFTTVVRDKQSVTVVNMDPVMHDIQAYETSHLGPRVLFNVPLPMNPRHPRNFKDRSEAALYHKHMAGAPMKQFVNLSKGRRIFVMQCGFHAYMESWGLAVQNPYYAKADEQGRFIIADVPPGTYTLAIWHPYIRTAIRQTVTVGPQQTIETRLVVPAPTGRLYANEVLDHPYNRYSVTEEVKKEIEPMVETQRH
- a CDS encoding hydrogenase yields the protein MPFISSQIGSQLVDLCSALLLLVCFGIVAQRRLLACVDLFALQSGFLALTATVVAFLTGIHHIYVAAALTVVIKVIVIPRILKQVIERLNVTRELVMNVNIPTGLLICGGLVMLAFSISQPIIPLGFLLTRDSLAIALAIVLIGFFTMIARKKAVTQVIGFLVMENGLFLGATAAAYGMPLIVELGVFFDVLVGALIIGIYTHRLQDAFDTVDTSKLTILKE
- a CDS encoding NADH-quinone oxidoreductase subunit H; this encodes MLQAAMLVVAQTIVLLGVSPFLVGLIRKVKARLQLRRGASVFQPYADLAKLFRKQPVVSTATSWIFTATPYLVFASTLAAGLLVPVFTSRIPLSFAGNIIALVYLLALGTFFLILAGLDAGSAFGGMGSSREAIVASLTEPAMIMSIFAIALTAGSTNLSTIVHKTALLEGIVTDPSPHLMALAALFIVAIAETGRVPVDNPATHLELTMIHEAMILEYSGRYLALVEWAAGLKLLVFLTLIVNVFAPWGIATDMEPVALTVGLLAYVAKVSGLAVGIGVLESMFAKLRLFRVTEFLGVAFILALLGMIFFYVLRG